A single genomic interval of Metasolibacillus fluoroglycofenilyticus harbors:
- a CDS encoding thymidylate synthase has product MQQYLQLCQHILEHGHKKEDRTGTGTISVFGYQMRFDLQKGFPLMTTKRTLFRLIASELLWFLKGDTNVRTLIAERNYIWNEWAFEKWVKSPEYEGPDMENFGLRAAKDEDFAKILQEQMSIFNTRMLEDEDFAEKYGDLGPVYGKQWRSWPAANGETIDQIANVIQQIKNNPDSRRLIVTAWNPAEVDHMALPPCHAFFQFYVADGRLSCQLYQRSADVFLGVPFNIASYALLTHLIANECGLEVGEFVHTLGDAHIYSNHLEQVNEQLSREPRPLPTLHIAAGKSIFDMTLPDITLEGYDPHPTIKASIAV; this is encoded by the coding sequence ATGCAACAGTATTTACAACTATGCCAACATATTTTAGAACATGGTCATAAAAAAGAAGACCGCACAGGCACAGGGACAATTAGTGTTTTTGGTTATCAAATGCGTTTTGATTTACAGAAAGGTTTTCCTTTAATGACGACGAAGCGTACACTATTTCGTTTAATTGCGTCAGAGCTTCTTTGGTTTTTAAAAGGCGATACAAATGTTCGTACATTGATTGCTGAGCGCAATTATATTTGGAACGAGTGGGCATTTGAAAAATGGGTAAAATCGCCTGAGTATGAAGGACCTGATATGGAGAATTTTGGCTTGCGAGCAGCGAAAGATGAGGACTTTGCGAAGATTTTACAGGAGCAAATGAGTATATTTAATACGCGTATGCTTGAAGATGAGGACTTTGCTGAAAAATATGGTGATTTAGGGCCGGTTTATGGTAAACAATGGCGTTCATGGCCAGCTGCTAATGGAGAGACGATTGACCAAATTGCTAATGTTATCCAGCAAATTAAAAACAATCCTGATTCACGTCGACTAATTGTGACGGCATGGAATCCTGCTGAAGTTGACCATATGGCGTTACCACCATGTCATGCGTTTTTCCAATTTTATGTAGCTGACGGAAGGTTATCTTGCCAGCTTTATCAGCGGAGTGCGGATGTATTTTTAGGTGTACCCTTTAATATCGCTTCTTATGCACTATTAACACATTTGATTGCAAATGAGTGTGGACTAGAGGTAGGAGAGTTTGTACATACTTTAGGTGATGCACATATTTATAGCAATCATTTAGAGCAGGTGAATGAACAATTATCCCGTGAGCCACGTCCGCTACCAACATTGCATATAGCGGCTGGAAAATCAATTTTTGATATGACGCTTCCAGATATTACTTTAGAGGGCTATGACCCGCACCCAACAATTAAAGCGTCAATCGCAGTGTAA
- a CDS encoding ATP-binding protein, producing MHTEVLKIDEFTFEEPLTLPREIKNEFKRDSVINSIKSKLNEKNAVVVLVGDKFTGKTTILKQFYQEFVYQTAAYFIQGDKYKDRVEFIFSDLCKQLLRMCSEKVQNKININDLDDYNRDRIIDAFGKIYSDLCIQAKRNKKFYYIIFDGIEELPEDVANEILAYLPSGDTNGVYVILSINTNSNLGISGNYVTLNVLNFSLAETQYILQEYVDDTNLIKRIHQFCNGLPAYINDFCVKIINDPQFISSESFETLPENYTQYINQIWGGIDFVENELLINIITVLLFAPENINLNECVEIFNITEDDILYIIKDNDFIRSENGSIFIPQIYSEFLKSKLADKKSYATGLLVKFYENQSLTDSKTVTFLSELYKEENNYSKLRELMTLQTINLNLEQLNETTSIRKSLGLLSEMSFYEEDWATYQKSIVTGGIMLEIKQTPPSLESEIKILSTLKKFNEAIKMTYMCSLEDDRAYLLSIICRALTKNGETIPTYVLEGINTFVDKIDIASDLSEDLIEKLVSISTNIFSADMQLALSIIKKIVEKSSTDVSKEKLMDYLLLKLFLKLSDDSAENSGIEEIMGAIDDSEIKDIINIATTTNAQSFSKVRSKLEVINDASAKMFYLINWCINHKTHNELLDVVEYTLNLFEDKVNHTLTLKDLRYLVETLENRNELERISEIINKVEKVKDSLNSRLKKEYVKLEISLSKLETKIELAKAQNRFLELIIFIESINELDIKCLGIIYLLQDGQYIMNDEFESYYDELKNKFNADFNRMLLQSANHYEISQEIFFELAKIEIDLAMIFFSKINTEKNRFRIFQQIIKAKVQTGNYTSDILDLINRLFHDEGYKDFLIFRLVYLLADNDYLLSEQELKKIKSLIMKIKLTQNKIISYSYLFRISYNYEQISINIYERIEKHIKELSLYEDKQKIVYYVIQNLNLKDFNLACRTYNLIKNENGSKSLLDKRLDNIHLHLISFLIKSLPKMDNSLNIQFYIKIICSNIDRCDSIIQQARLYNELGLKLIEANHVNFLEDFIIKYIEIFKLIENNFTILFELLENSGELLYLKNENYYFELLNKISYREIKEKSILNIVSYLATQKSARELVDLENLGLSINLEKAKKIVALIKMLKVDANVSVALKIFIQVLENSIKRSEYSIRELEALNFYKDIILYLEEILPDTINIQHKGYIILCKALFSKFRGLNLRNITVKRGLPSPEELYKEAKVIDNISDKIFVYCYIAHNSYKENQTLALTILEEAQTELEKIKNHIDKVDRAELIASTYLKIGNKNAAESIIHNIFEMIKKQNSQSFESENNYENLIELAYQINPQFAQTLSKNLDSPHESIEVSRTLQAMNYFTTPSKIKESRKKIPNKSLKSFYIKTLQSLNAGRGHIQTEKLIMETISKNHMQDLELTFLGLEWYIENLNRSNNHTSNLINVFNVLQEIIDFLFGLDSFVINNSELNPKIRKLYSLFNNNFTDNYVAGEGHKAKRDIINWINQNAKESLIIYDPYFSNKELDIFLEIHLKENIDIICTHKTIDRLLLKEMYIDEWTDISNQSPPIIHFNVLTSKDGVTPIHDRYIVGDNISLQLTTSINGFNTNDFKITELTEEQTEDIKNNVIYRTLNSPPKNHRNLTITTHKFYLE from the coding sequence GTGCATACTGAAGTTTTAAAAATAGATGAATTTACGTTTGAAGAACCTTTGACTCTACCTAGGGAAATAAAAAATGAATTTAAAAGAGATAGTGTTATAAATAGTATAAAATCAAAATTGAACGAAAAAAATGCAGTTGTTGTTTTAGTTGGTGATAAGTTTACTGGCAAAACGACTATTTTAAAGCAGTTTTATCAAGAGTTTGTTTATCAAACTGCTGCATACTTTATTCAAGGAGATAAGTATAAGGATAGGGTGGAATTTATTTTTAGTGATTTATGTAAACAATTACTAAGAATGTGTTCTGAAAAAGTACAAAATAAAATAAATATAAATGATTTAGACGACTATAATAGAGATAGAATAATAGATGCTTTTGGGAAAATATATAGTGACTTATGTATACAAGCAAAAAGAAATAAAAAATTTTACTATATCATATTTGATGGGATAGAAGAACTACCTGAGGATGTAGCTAATGAAATTCTAGCATATTTACCTTCGGGAGATACTAATGGGGTATATGTAATTTTAAGTATAAATACCAATTCTAATTTAGGTATTAGTGGTAATTATGTTACGTTAAATGTTTTAAATTTTTCACTAGCAGAAACACAGTATATACTTCAAGAATATGTTGATGATACAAATTTAATTAAAAGAATACACCAATTTTGTAATGGTTTACCTGCATATATAAATGATTTTTGTGTTAAAATCATCAACGATCCACAATTTATAAGTAGTGAATCTTTTGAAACCTTACCTGAAAACTACACTCAATATATAAACCAAATTTGGGGGGGAATAGATTTTGTTGAAAATGAATTGTTAATCAATATAATTACAGTTTTATTATTTGCACCCGAAAATATTAACTTAAATGAATGTGTAGAGATTTTTAATATTACCGAAGATGATATACTGTATATAATTAAAGATAATGACTTTATAAGAAGTGAGAATGGTTCAATATTTATACCTCAAATTTATTCAGAATTTTTAAAATCAAAACTTGCCGATAAAAAATCTTATGCCACTGGGTTATTAGTCAAGTTTTATGAAAATCAAAGCCTTACTGACTCAAAAACAGTTACATTTTTATCAGAGCTATATAAGGAAGAAAATAATTATAGCAAACTTAGAGAACTTATGACGTTACAAACAATAAATTTAAATTTAGAGCAATTGAATGAAACAACATCAATAAGGAAAAGCTTAGGTTTGCTTTCTGAAATGAGCTTTTATGAAGAAGATTGGGCAACATATCAAAAATCTATTGTAACAGGAGGAATTATGCTGGAAATTAAGCAGACACCTCCGTCATTAGAAAGTGAAATAAAAATCTTATCAACACTAAAAAAGTTCAATGAAGCTATAAAAATGACTTATATGTGCTCTTTAGAAGATGATAGAGCTTATTTACTTTCAATTATTTGTAGAGCACTTACTAAAAATGGAGAGACAATACCAACTTATGTTTTAGAAGGCATTAATACTTTTGTAGATAAAATAGACATAGCTTCAGATTTAAGTGAGGATTTAATAGAAAAACTTGTTAGTATTAGTACCAATATTTTCTCCGCAGATATGCAACTAGCATTAAGTATTATAAAAAAAATTGTAGAAAAAAGCTCTACAGATGTTTCAAAAGAAAAGTTAATGGACTACTTATTGCTTAAATTATTTTTAAAATTAAGTGATGATAGTGCTGAAAATAGTGGGATTGAAGAAATAATGGGAGCAATAGATGATAGTGAGATAAAAGATATTATTAACATAGCAACTACTACAAATGCTCAAAGTTTTTCAAAGGTGAGAAGTAAATTAGAAGTTATTAATGATGCTTCTGCTAAAATGTTTTACTTGATAAATTGGTGTATTAATCATAAAACACATAATGAATTGTTGGATGTAGTAGAATATACTTTAAATTTATTTGAAGATAAAGTGAACCACACTCTTACATTAAAAGATTTAAGATATTTAGTTGAAACACTTGAAAATAGAAATGAACTTGAGAGAATAAGTGAAATTATAAACAAAGTTGAAAAAGTAAAAGACAGTTTGAATTCCAGACTAAAAAAAGAATATGTGAAATTGGAAATATCTTTAAGTAAACTTGAAACTAAAATTGAACTTGCCAAAGCTCAAAATCGGTTTTTAGAATTAATAATTTTTATTGAATCTATTAATGAATTAGATATAAAATGCTTAGGTATTATATATTTGTTACAAGATGGACAGTATATAATGAATGATGAATTTGAAAGTTATTATGATGAACTAAAAAATAAGTTTAATGCAGACTTTAATCGAATGTTATTACAATCAGCAAACCATTATGAGATTTCTCAAGAAATCTTTTTTGAATTAGCAAAAATAGAAATTGATTTAGCCATGATTTTCTTTAGCAAAATAAATACTGAAAAAAATCGATTCCGTATTTTTCAACAAATAATAAAAGCCAAAGTACAAACAGGAAACTATACAAGTGACATATTAGATTTAATAAATAGACTATTTCACGATGAAGGTTATAAAGATTTTTTGATATTTAGATTAGTATATTTATTAGCTGATAACGATTATTTATTGAGTGAACAGGAATTGAAAAAAATAAAAAGCTTGATAATGAAAATCAAATTAACACAAAACAAAATAATATCTTATTCTTATTTATTTAGAATTTCATATAATTATGAACAGATTTCAATTAATATTTATGAAAGAATAGAAAAACATATTAAAGAATTGAGCCTCTATGAAGATAAGCAGAAAATTGTATATTATGTAATTCAAAACTTAAATTTAAAAGATTTCAACCTAGCTTGCAGAACATATAACTTAATAAAAAATGAAAATGGTTCAAAATCTCTATTAGATAAGCGTTTAGACAATATACACTTGCATTTAATATCATTTTTAATTAAATCATTACCTAAAATGGATAATAGCCTTAATATCCAATTCTATATTAAAATTATTTGTTCTAATATAGACCGCTGTGATTCAATTATTCAACAAGCTAGATTATATAATGAACTAGGATTAAAGCTAATTGAGGCTAATCATGTAAATTTTTTAGAAGATTTCATTATAAAATATATAGAAATATTTAAATTAATAGAAAATAACTTTACTATTTTATTTGAATTGTTGGAAAATAGTGGTGAATTACTATATTTAAAAAACGAGAATTACTATTTTGAATTATTAAATAAAATATCTTATAGAGAAATAAAAGAAAAAAGTATTCTGAATATTGTATCGTATTTAGCTACTCAAAAAAGTGCAAGAGAATTAGTTGATTTAGAAAATCTAGGACTTAGCATAAATCTTGAAAAAGCTAAGAAAATTGTTGCATTAATAAAGATGTTAAAAGTAGATGCAAATGTTAGTGTGGCTTTGAAAATATTTATTCAAGTATTGGAGAATTCTATTAAAAGAAGTGAATATTCTATAAGGGAACTTGAGGCATTAAATTTTTACAAAGACATTATTTTATATCTGGAAGAGATATTGCCAGATACAATTAATATCCAACATAAAGGATATATTATTTTATGCAAAGCTCTATTCAGTAAATTTAGAGGCCTAAACTTAAGAAATATAACCGTAAAAAGGGGATTACCTTCTCCTGAAGAACTTTATAAAGAAGCAAAGGTAATCGATAATATCTCTGATAAAATATTTGTTTATTGTTATATTGCACACAATAGTTATAAAGAAAATCAAACATTAGCCTTAACAATTCTTGAAGAGGCTCAAACAGAGTTAGAAAAAATAAAAAATCATATTGACAAAGTTGATCGAGCAGAATTAATTGCATCCACTTATCTTAAAATAGGCAATAAAAATGCTGCTGAAAGCATTATTCATAATATTTTTGAGATGATAAAAAAGCAAAATTCGCAGAGTTTTGAATCGGAGAATAATTATGAGAACCTTATAGAGTTGGCCTATCAAATCAATCCGCAATTTGCTCAAACTCTAAGCAAAAACCTGGATTCACCACACGAAAGTATAGAAGTAAGTAGGACGTTACAAGCAATGAATTACTTTACTACACCATCAAAAATTAAAGAGTCAAGAAAAAAGATACCTAACAAATCATTAAAATCCTTTTATATTAAAACTTTACAATCACTTAATGCTGGACGGGGACATATTCAAACAGAAAAATTGATAATGGAAACAATTAGTAAAAATCATATGCAAGATTTAGAATTGACTTTTTTAGGATTAGAGTGGTATATAGAAAATTTAAATCGAAGTAACAATCATACCTCAAATTTGATAAATGTTTTTAATGTTCTTCAAGAAATAATCGATTTTTTATTTGGATTAGATTCTTTTGTAATTAATAATAGCGAATTAAATCCAAAGATAAGGAAGTTATATTCTCTATTTAATAATAATTTCACGGATAACTATGTAGCAGGAGAGGGACATAAAGCAAAAAGAGATATTATAAACTGGATAAATCAAAATGCAAAAGAATCATTAATCATTTACGATCCCTATTTTTCAAATAAGGAATTAGATATATTTTTAGAAATTCATTTAAAAGAAAATATAGATATTATATGTACACATAAAACAATTGATAGGTTATTATTGAAAGAAATGTATATTGATGAATGGACTGATATAAGTAACCAATCACCACCAATAATTCATTTTAATGTTCTTACATCAAAAGATGGGGTCACACCAATTCATGATAGATATATTGTGGGAGATAATATATCCTTACAATTAACAACATCTATTAATGGCTTTAATACTAATGATTTTAAAATAACAGAGTTAACCGAAGAACAAACCGAAGATATAAAAAATAATGTTATTTATAGAACTTTAAATTCACCGCCTAAAAATCATAGAAATCTCACTATTACTACACATAAATTTTATTTAGAATAA
- a CDS encoding YpjP family protein, with protein MKKWLQKIFVVSVAFLTFGVINPNHEIWNNFEDDLKPNRLQEPSANDISSAIQLDTLLYEENSSLAQSLKGAAKTQSYIKFGPRIAEKIGDEFEARIFPKIEEAIDMTLARLDDDKIQYLMITENPSGDYAERIFNIRERGSRVDLIRFHVRTENRPNEGFYYNFHYHTKEDNFAVHYNLGEIYWSKDTPPKWLA; from the coding sequence ATGAAAAAGTGGTTGCAAAAAATATTTGTTGTATCTGTTGCATTTTTAACTTTTGGGGTAATTAACCCTAACCATGAAATTTGGAATAACTTCGAAGATGATTTAAAGCCTAATCGTTTACAAGAGCCTAGTGCCAATGATATTTCTTCTGCAATCCAGCTCGATACATTACTTTATGAGGAAAACTCCTCGCTTGCACAATCGTTAAAAGGTGCTGCTAAAACGCAATCTTACATAAAGTTTGGCCCACGCATTGCTGAAAAAATTGGGGATGAGTTTGAGGCGCGTATTTTCCCTAAAATAGAAGAAGCCATTGACATGACTCTGGCACGCTTAGATGATGACAAAATCCAATACTTAATGATTACAGAAAATCCGAGTGGTGATTATGCAGAGCGAATTTTTAATATTCGTGAGCGGGGAAGTAGAGTCGATTTAATTCGCTTCCATGTACGCACTGAAAATCGCCCAAATGAGGGCTTCTACTATAATTTCCACTACCATACGAAAGAAGATAACTTCGCTGTGCATTATAATTTGGGAGAAATATACTGGTCGAAGGACACGCCGCCTAAATGGTTGGCTTAA
- a CDS encoding GntR family transcriptional regulator translates to MMTDFTRDKPIYSQLVDRICGDIIKEHLRLGDKLPSVREYAVQSGVNVNTVQRVYKELELMQLTETKRGQGTFITSNEQRLLELRDSMKEQLAESFLASIASFGFSKEEMLQLLQRKG, encoded by the coding sequence ATCATGACTGATTTTACGCGAGATAAACCAATTTATAGTCAGTTAGTTGATAGAATTTGTGGCGATATTATTAAAGAACATTTACGTTTAGGTGATAAGCTACCGTCTGTGCGCGAATATGCGGTGCAAAGTGGCGTCAATGTCAATACAGTACAACGTGTTTATAAGGAGTTGGAATTGATGCAATTAACGGAAACAAAAAGAGGGCAAGGAACTTTTATTACGTCAAATGAACAGCGGCTACTTGAGCTGCGAGATAGCATGAAGGAGCAGCTTGCTGAGAGCTTTTTAGCGTCGATTGCATCGTTCGGTTTTTCGAAAGAGGAGATGCTACAACTGTTACAACGAAAGGGATGA
- a CDS encoding ABC transporter ATP-binding protein has translation MLQLSNISFSYMKKPVLQNISCQFELGKIVGVVGGNGAGKSTLLKLITGILRPVQGEIKLNGQCVTRTSADKIAFLPDMDLFYDFYTVEQLFHFYQTQFTDFSYEKASIIGEFLEIERGRKLRQLSKGQRGRVKMAATLGREVPLYVMDEPFAGLDPMVKDSLIKGLIQFTDMETQTIILSTHELYEVEPVLDEVLLLRDGRIAAHEQLEVIRDEHNQDAVQWMKALHAERMG, from the coding sequence ATGCTACAGCTTTCAAATATTAGTTTTTCCTATATGAAAAAACCTGTTTTACAAAATATTTCATGCCAATTCGAGCTTGGTAAAATAGTAGGTGTTGTCGGTGGAAATGGTGCGGGAAAATCCACATTATTAAAGCTAATAACAGGTATTTTGCGACCGGTGCAAGGGGAAATTAAGCTAAATGGCCAATGTGTTACAAGAACAAGTGCCGATAAAATAGCTTTTCTGCCAGATATGGATTTATTTTATGATTTTTATACTGTAGAACAATTATTTCACTTTTATCAAACACAGTTTACAGATTTTTCTTATGAAAAGGCCTCAATAATTGGTGAGTTTTTGGAAATTGAACGTGGTCGCAAGCTGCGTCAATTATCAAAGGGGCAGCGCGGTCGCGTGAAAATGGCGGCTACTCTAGGGCGTGAAGTACCACTTTATGTGATGGATGAGCCTTTTGCTGGATTAGACCCAATGGTGAAGGATTCTTTAATTAAAGGACTAATTCAATTTACAGATATGGAAACACAAACTATTATTTTATCAACACATGAATTATACGAGGTAGAACCTGTTTTAGATGAGGTATTGCTACTGCGTGATGGGCGTATTGCTGCACATGAGCAGCTAGAAGTTATTCGAGATGAGCATAATCAAGATGCAGTGCAGTGGATGAAAGCATTACATGCGGAGAGGATGGGGTAA
- a CDS encoding exosporium glycoprotein BclB-related protein: MTNKYFKFHRDCGCSSGSNNCTSSGPFQAIDAACVVTPPNNGVTGGSIIPFSSGTVPAVLTTIGGGLVGTGSLIGFGTSVPSISLAGGLIELPLGSAAVPLTEAFSMPRAGRLTAISASFTATVGVALGSYTVNAQIYRAAAGTTAFTPLAGATVDLSPAIVNPITLAQTVQGTATLPSIPVAAGDLLIMVFSVTGSGALLEAATITGTASAGLNIA, from the coding sequence ATGACAAATAAATATTTTAAGTTTCATAGAGACTGTGGTTGTTCATCAGGCTCAAACAATTGCACATCAAGCGGACCATTTCAAGCAATCGATGCAGCTTGTGTTGTAACACCACCGAATAATGGTGTTACAGGTGGCTCAATTATTCCATTTTCTTCTGGTACAGTACCAGCAGTGTTAACAACAATTGGAGGCGGTTTAGTTGGCACAGGGAGCTTGATTGGCTTTGGTACGTCTGTGCCTAGTATTTCCTTGGCTGGTGGTTTAATTGAATTGCCGCTTGGTTCGGCTGCTGTCCCGTTAACGGAAGCTTTTTCTATGCCACGCGCAGGTAGATTAACAGCGATTTCAGCATCCTTTACAGCAACGGTCGGTGTTGCACTTGGTAGCTACACAGTCAACGCACAAATTTACCGAGCAGCTGCTGGCACTACAGCATTCACGCCATTAGCTGGTGCAACAGTTGATTTAAGCCCAGCAATCGTTAACCCTATAACGCTGGCACAAACAGTACAAGGTACAGCAACATTACCATCTATTCCAGTAGCAGCAGGTGATTTACTCATTATGGTATTCTCTGTGACGGGCTCAGGTGCATTATTAGAGGCTGCAACGATTACAGGTACAGCAAGTGCAGGCCTGAATATCGCATAA
- a CDS encoding dihydrofolate reductase, with protein MISLIVAHDKNRVIGYENQMPWHLPGELKYFKEMTMGKPIIMGRKTFESIGRALPGRRNIIITRNASYKADNIEVVTSLDEALQLVKDEPEIMIIGGEQIFKLALEVADRLYITEIDYAFAGDTYFPAYEDWKLISKREPVQAKEGFYFTYCIFEK; from the coding sequence ATGATTTCATTAATAGTAGCACATGATAAAAATCGAGTAATAGGCTATGAAAATCAGATGCCATGGCATTTACCTGGGGAATTAAAGTATTTCAAGGAAATGACGATGGGGAAGCCGATTATTATGGGGCGTAAAACATTTGAATCAATTGGAAGGGCTTTACCGGGAAGGCGAAATATTATCATTACACGCAATGCATCATATAAAGCAGATAATATCGAAGTAGTGACGAGCTTAGACGAAGCGCTGCAGTTAGTGAAGGACGAGCCTGAAATTATGATTATTGGTGGAGAACAAATTTTCAAGCTAGCATTAGAAGTGGCAGACCGATTATATATTACAGAAATCGACTATGCTTTCGCTGGAGATACATATTTTCCTGCATATGAAGATTGGAAGCTAATAAGCAAAAGAGAGCCTGTCCAAGCTAAAGAGGGCTTTTATTTTACTTATTGTATTTTTGAAAAATAA